The proteins below are encoded in one region of Longimicrobium sp.:
- a CDS encoding PAS domain-containing sensor histidine kinase: protein MVEGSGTDVEAARHASGFEGGERLEQDAGLYRLLVESVRDYAIFVLDPGGHVRSWNAGAERIKGYTRDEIVGRHFSTFYPPEDVAAGKPQWELEVAAREGRVEDEGWRVRKDGSHFWANVVITALREPDGRLVGFAKVTRDLTDRRRVDEALRQSEERFRLLVQSVRDYGIFMLDAGGHIASWNEGAERIKGYTRDEILGRHFSTFYPPEDVAAGKPEWELEVAAREGRVEDEGWRVRKDGSRFWANVVITALRDREGTLIGFTKVTRDLTERKAAEERALEDARRVARAEAANRTKSEFLATMSHELRTPLNAIGGYADLLAMGVRGPVNEEQLHDLERIRQSQLHLLAIVNDLLNYSRIDAGQVHYEIEPVDLAESSRTVAAMVEPQAAAKGLEFALEALPRGVVARADRLKVEQILLNLLSNAMKFTGPGGRVALSCAAEAGLATVSVADTGPGIPPERTDEIFEPFVQLGRSLSAPHEGTGLGLAISRDLARAMGGDVTVRSAPGRGSTFTLSLPLA, encoded by the coding sequence ATGGTCGAAGGAAGCGGCACGGACGTCGAGGCCGCGCGGCACGCGAGCGGCTTCGAAGGCGGGGAGCGGCTGGAGCAGGATGCGGGACTTTACCGGCTCCTGGTGGAGAGCGTGCGCGACTACGCCATCTTCGTGCTGGACCCCGGCGGGCACGTCCGGAGCTGGAACGCCGGCGCCGAGCGCATCAAGGGCTACACCCGCGACGAGATCGTCGGGCGCCACTTCTCCACCTTCTACCCGCCCGAGGACGTCGCCGCCGGCAAGCCGCAGTGGGAGCTGGAGGTGGCCGCGCGCGAGGGGCGGGTGGAGGACGAGGGGTGGCGCGTGCGCAAGGACGGCTCGCACTTCTGGGCCAACGTGGTGATCACCGCGCTGCGCGAGCCCGACGGCCGGCTGGTGGGCTTCGCCAAGGTCACGCGCGACCTCACCGACCGCCGCCGGGTCGACGAGGCGCTGCGCCAGAGCGAGGAGCGCTTCCGCCTCCTGGTGCAGAGCGTGAGGGACTACGGGATCTTCATGCTCGACGCCGGAGGCCACATCGCCAGCTGGAACGAGGGGGCGGAGCGCATCAAGGGCTACACCCGCGACGAGATCCTCGGCCGCCACTTCTCCACCTTCTACCCGCCCGAGGACGTGGCCGCCGGCAAGCCGGAGTGGGAGCTGGAGGTGGCCGCGCGCGAGGGGCGGGTGGAAGACGAGGGGTGGCGCGTGCGCAAGGACGGCTCGCGCTTCTGGGCCAACGTGGTGATCACGGCGCTGCGCGACCGCGAGGGCACCCTGATCGGCTTCACCAAGGTCACGCGCGACCTCACCGAGCGGAAGGCGGCCGAGGAGCGGGCGCTGGAGGACGCGCGCCGCGTGGCCCGGGCCGAGGCGGCCAACCGCACCAAGAGCGAGTTCCTGGCCACCATGTCGCACGAGCTGCGCACCCCGCTGAACGCCATCGGCGGCTACGCCGACCTGCTGGCGATGGGGGTGCGCGGGCCGGTGAACGAGGAGCAGCTGCACGACCTGGAGCGGATCCGCCAGAGCCAGCTCCACCTGCTGGCCATCGTCAACGACCTGCTGAACTACAGCCGCATCGACGCCGGCCAGGTCCACTACGAGATCGAGCCGGTGGACCTGGCCGAGTCGTCGCGGACGGTGGCCGCCATGGTGGAGCCCCAGGCCGCCGCGAAGGGGCTCGAGTTCGCGCTGGAGGCGCTCCCGCGGGGCGTCGTGGCCCGCGCGGACCGCCTCAAGGTGGAGCAGATCCTCCTGAACCTCCTCTCCAACGCCATGAAGTTCACCGGGCCCGGCGGGCGGGTCGCCCTCTCCTGCGCGGCGGAGGCCGGCCTGGCCACGGTGAGCGTGGCCGACACGGGGCCGGGGATCCCGCCCGAGAGGACGGACGAGATCTTCGAGCCGTTCGTGCAGCTCGGCCGCTCGCTGTCGGCGCCCCACGAGGGCACGGGGCTGGGGCTGGCGATCAGCCGCGACCTGGCCCGCGCCATGGGCGGCGACGTCACCGTCCGGAGCGCCCCCGGCCGGGGCTCCACCTTCACGCTCTCCCTCCCGCTCGCGTAG